The DNA window ACGCTGATTAGATATATTAATTGCAAACTCAGAAGTATCTTCTGGAACAGTCATATTTGGGTGAGTAAGTACAAAATCGCCTACGTCTCGATCTAGAGTAAAACCATTTACCCCATGACCAGTGGTTAGTACAAGCATAGTAGTAGGGCCATAGACACAAAAGCCTGCGCATACTTGTTGTGTGCCTAGCTGCAAAAAGTTCTCATCTTTAGGATGAGTTACTCCATTAGGAGTATGCAGAACCGAAAAAATTGTACCTACAGATACATTAACATCAATGTTGGAGGAACCATCGAGAGGATCAAAAAGAAGTAAATATTTACCTTTAGGGTATTGGTTAGGAATTGAGATAATTTCTTCAACTTCTTCAGAAACCATACCACTTAGATATCCAGTCCACTCTAAATCTTTAACCATAACATCATTACTAATGATATCTAGTTTTTTTTGACCTTCTCCTTGGATATTTTCAGTACCGGCGGCTCCAAGTATATGCATGAGACCACTACGATTTACAAGATTTGAGATCTTTTTACAAGAAACCGCAACCTGATTTAATAATCCTGCAAGATCATGATCAATGCTTGAGTGTTTAATACTTTCTTGAGAAATAAATTGATTTAAAGAAATGTGGTTATGCATAAGGCATATATCCTTTCTAAATTATTATTAAAATATCCTAAATTTTAGATCTGTTTAATTAAGATTTCACCTTGACCTAAACAGGCCATATCGCCGCAAAAGCGATTTACTCGATGAATTGTCATTTCAGGATTAGATAATTGGGTATCTAATTTTTTATAAGAGTCCAACATGAAAGGTAAAAATTCTAAATTATGGACTCCACAATCATTAAAAGTTGCACTTAGTTTATTTGGCTTTTGCCAAAGTAGTAAGGAACCTCGTTTCATTCCATACCCAATATAACTCCCAGTACCACCAAGTATAGCAATTGTACCAGCTATCATTCGAGAGCCTAAATAATCTCCTGTATCACCTTCAATTAAAAGTGTACCCCGACGCATTTGATCTCCCACTCGATCGCCACTATTTCCTTTAACAATTACAATACCTCCAGACATACCAGTTCTATTATTAGGTGCTGCAGCCCCAAGGAAATCATTACAATTTCCATAAACTTTAAGTAACCCATCTTTCATTTCACAAGCGGTAAAACTATCGGTATTACCATAAACAGTAATTTCTCCACCCGACATACCCATACCTGTATAAAATCCACAGGATCCTTGTATAGTAATTTTTCCATCAGATAAATCCTTACCAATATAATCTATCTTTTGAATTTGCCCAGAAAAAATAATATGATTTATATCATTTCCATCAATATTAAAAAGTTCGCCTATTCTGATTTTTTGATTACCTACATATAAAAGATAAGCTTTAATTTCAGTTAAAGATAAATGAGATAAATTTTTTGGAATCAGAAAGGATACATCTATTCTTTGGGCTGGAGGATGATTTAGCGTGAAGGTTAGGGGCGTAGTTTTCACTTAAGTTATCATATCATGGAGATGAAAGTGAAACGATCCTAGGCGACCCTCATAATTACCTGCACTAATTTTAATAATTCCGTTTTTTTTCCCAAAATTGCATATGGTAGATATACCTACTTTCATAGCTCTATTAATATCTTCTTTTGAGAGACCATCAATAATAATTTCCATTACCGATTCAGTTTCATAAGTGAGTTTAGTAGCTATCTGTCCTCTTAAGGTAGGGCAAAAAATCGTATTAGTAGAGGCTTTAAGCATTTTATATTTAGATCCTACTTTTGATCCGGAACTAGTCATTCCTCCAGGGAAAGGTGTGATTACATTCGGTAATTTTTTAATGGCTGATACTGCTGCTTCACAGGCAACTAAAATTTGAGATTGGGATTTAGCAAATACGAGAAAATTACCTCCACCGATTGCAGAGACTATTCCTGCTGTTTCCTCCGTAAAAAATTCCCCTCCCATAATAGGAATTCGCCAATAGCGACGATTTTGAATAAGTTTAGAAATCTGAAATCCATCACCAAAAAACCTTAAGTAACTTCCCAAAGGGATAGTTTGATCACTATTAATCCCAGAAAATAAAGCAACTGTAGGTGTAGTAAGTACACATTGGCTAACTCTGAGCGTAACCTGTTTAGTAAGGGTTTTACTGCCTAGAGCAAATAATAAAACTGAAATACCAGGTCTTTTATCCGGGGTTTCGGTAGGCGTAAGAATCCTTTCTATACCTGCTTCACAACCACAACCTACAATCGAGGTGGCAAATCCAGTTACTGCTGATGCCGCATGATAAGCCCATTTTAAAGTACGTGCAGTAATTATTATTCGAGTTGCTTTCATGGAGAAAGCTTCAGCATAGGTAGATTCTATTTCTACTCCATTAATCACCATATTTTATTTATAGCACGGATGAATATAAATATGACCTTGTTTATCTCCAATAATCTCTTCATCATTCATTTTAAAATTACTTAATTTTAAAGAAAGATAGCGATCAAAATAATTCTGCAAATCCTTTTCTATGGAATCATCAAAAGAAGGACGAACAATATGGGTTGTTCCTACTAATGCAGGGTTAAGTAATTTCCCGTTCTTTACAATCAGCTCTCCATCTTTAAAAACATAGGTAGGCTGTGCAAACATTCTTTCTTTATCTTGATGATCAGTATGGATGGTAATATCTGCATCAGCCTTTATATCTAAGTGCCCTTTATTAGTAAGACCTAATAGTTTTGCAGGACCTGAGCGGGTAATAATAGCTATTTCATAAAGTGAATACTCTCTTTTTATAGATTTAAGGATACTTACTTTTACCGCATCTGGATGAAGCGTAGCGAGCATATCATCACGAAAACTACGATCCATCAATAATCGAATAATATGAGGATACGTAGTAAATAAAGCTCCTGCTGGATGATCAGTGGTTAGGCATACTTGCCAAGGGTTATTTATTAATAAAAAAATTTCTAACCCAATAATCCACTGTAAAGAATTTACAAAAGATTTATCTTGGTATTTAAATGGAACAATACCACAACCAGAATGACATGATTCATCTATCCATATTCCCTTCTTAGGATAAGCATGAATAAAGTGTGCATACTGTTGCATACTATCTGCAGATACGGACACAGTCTGTCCAAATAAAATTTGGCCTACATCAACAGTAATATTGGGATGATTATTAATTGCTTCTGCAACTTGGGCTGCTCCTGAAGAAAATTTACGGTTTCCCTCTTTACTATAACTATGGAATTGAACATGAGCAAAGTGAGCAGGTAATCCCTCGCATGCATGAATAGTTTTTAGCGTAGTCTCTAAATTTCCAGGTACTCCTAAGTTGCACCCATGTATATGAAGTGGATGAGGAATACCTAAGTCATAGACTGCTTGAGCTAGGTGAAGTAAAATTTGGCGAGGAGTAATTCCATAGAAAGGACCTACTTCATCTAAATCTAATTTTCGTTGATTAAATTTAAAAGCATTAACCCCTCCTGGGTTAACTACTTTAATACCTAAGCAATAACTTGCTGATAAAACCCAAGCCACATAGTGATTAATTAATTCTTGATCAGTATGTTTAGCAATGCTTTGAAGTAGATAATCATCATTACCTAATAAAGCATAACCTCCTTTATCAATCATGGGAATATCACCCATTTCTAGGTGAGCTTGGCGGGCATTTATAGGAGATATAGCAGGCTCAAATGCAGCAGTATAACCCATTTTTGCGTACTCATAGCCTATATCAAACGTATTAGGAAGTACTGAAGAGAAAGAACGATTATCGATTTTCTTAGGAAATAACATCCGAGCTAAATTGAGCGATCCACCACCAATATGGCTATGAATATCAATTGCTCCTGGCATAATAATTTTATCAACTACATCATATTCTAAATCGAAGTGGTTATCCCGAGGAGGTGCTGCAATTTGCCCGTTTTGAATATAAATATTTCCAATCTTACCCTCAATCTGATGAGTGGGATCGTAGATAACCCCACCTGTAAGTTTAATGATCATAGACTACTCTCATCTAAAGACGGGTAAATTATCTATTATTATTTAAGAATAGTATTAATTATTTCTGCAGTACTAGGTAGATTCGTATTTCTTAGTTTATATAAGGGAATTACCCTATGATCAGAGCAAAAAATATGCCCACTATGATCAATTCCAGGCGTGCCTATTGGAATAAAAACTTCAGGATCTTGCGTAAAATTCATCCCAGATCTTCCTAACACTATTGTGGGTATAGAATATATAGGAGGAGAGAATTTTTGATCAAAAGCAGAAATCCAGATTAAAGAATCTGCTTCTTCTGAATTTAAAATACGCTCAGCTGCATACAAATAGGGGTCATATCCAGAATAACCTGAAGAGAAACTTATCCTCGTAGGATATCCTGTCTGCCAAGTGCATACTTGGTATGCACTAATTTCACTTGGCAATTCCCAAAATGGAAAAACTGAGCATCGGGTAGTGTGATTAATTAGTCCGATAAACTCGATGAGAATTTGAATAGTTAGCTCTTTATGGGAAATAGGCCACTGATCTATAGCCCAAGTTACTACGCTATAACGAGCTCGCTTTAATAATTCAACTAAAGAACACAATCGCTCTACAGGAACACCAGCAACTGTTTTAGCTTGTAGTATGCTACCTATAGTAATTGCCTTTAGCGTAGCTAATATTTCTGGAAGATCCCTAGGATCATAATTAATAATAAGTGGTGATGGGAGATAAGGCGGATGTTCTTTTAGAATCTCAAGAGAGCATCCTAAATAAATTATTTTTCTTTGTATAGGGTGTGAATAGAGCGAATCTTGATTATTCCAAATGTAGCGCTCTAAAAAATTTAAATAATTTGATTCTAAATTACCACCTATAACGAGTAGAAGATCAGCACGATTTTTAACCTCAGCTAGAGTTGTACCTATAAAACCGTTATATTGAATAGCAAAAATACTAGTTAGACCAGAGGCTGCATAATCAACAGTAGCACCATAGTACTTCGCTAATTTTAATGCGGCTTGAATTCCCGCTACATCAGTGGCTAGACCTGATAGTAAAGGTAGCTGTGATTGATTTAGAATACTAATAATATAATCAATAGCTTCTACCAAGCTAGCGGGATTACCTTTAATTTTAGGCTGACTATCCCCTAATTCTTGTTCAAATCCATTTTTAGTAATTTCACTATTATTTTCTAAAACAGTAGCTTGGTGGTTATGAATTTTTATCCTGAGGTTATCAGATCCAACACTATCAAATGGATTAGGTACCTCATTCCACAAATGATCTCCAATTGGGAGAATCATTCCTTAAAAATAAAGGGCAGATTCTATGTATTTCACCTTTAGGATTTTATTTTATAGAGTTGGCACTCTATTTCTTTATTGCGTAACTGTTCTTGGATAATATTTAATTGATTTGGATCATTCTTAGGACCAATCCGAACTCGGTGCCAAATATTATCCCCAGTAGTTACTGTTTGTACGGTAGCTTCTATACCCATGGAGGCAAGTGTGGATCTACGCTTATTCGCCTGATCGTAACTGTGAAATGATCCAGCCTGTAAAACATAGGATTCTGAAGGAATTTGTTGAGATGAAGAGTCCCTTTGGATAGCCACTTTATTAGGCTTATATGGTTGGGAGTTGTAGTGTTGCAAATGGGTAATTCCTGTAGTTTCTATACTAGGTAATAATGTATAGAATTCGAAGTGATGAGTATTAGATGCTTGAATAGGATTTGTACTCTCTGATACTTCCTCTAGCTTTGCTTGAGTAGATTCTAAATCTTCCCATG is part of the Candidatus Nitrosacidococcus sp. I8 genome and encodes:
- a CDS encoding class 1 fructose-bisphosphatase, with the translated sequence MHNHISLNQFISQESIKHSSIDHDLAGLLNQVAVSCKKISNLVNRSGLMHILGAAGTENIQGEGQKKLDIISNDVMVKDLEWTGYLSGMVSEEVEEIISIPNQYPKGKYLLLFDPLDGSSNIDVNVSVGTIFSVLHTPNGVTHPKDENFLQLGTQQVCAGFCVYGPTTMLVLTTGHGVNGFTLDRDVGDFVLTHPNMTVPEDTSEFAINISNQRFWEAPIQRYIQECLQGKEGPRGKNFNMRWIASMVAEVYRILTRGGIFMYPKDHKDPSKPGRLRLMYEANPMSFIIEQAGGLSSTGYEPILTVKPTHIHQRIPVIIGSRNEVSQVISYHKG
- a CDS encoding formylmethanofuran dehydrogenase subunit C, encoding MKTTPLTFTLNHPPAQRIDVSFLIPKNLSHLSLTEIKAYLLYVGNQKIRIGELFNIDGNDINHIIFSGQIQKIDYIGKDLSDGKITIQGSCGFYTGMGMSGGEITVYGNTDSFTACEMKDGLLKVYGNCNDFLGAAAPNNRTGMSGGIVIVKGNSGDRVGDQMRRGTLLIEGDTGDYLGSRMIAGTIAILGGTGSYIGYGMKRGSLLLWQKPNKLSATFNDCGVHNLEFLPFMLDSYKKLDTQLSNPEMTIHRVNRFCGDMACLGQGEILIKQI
- the fhcD gene encoding formylmethanofuran--tetrahydromethanopterin N-formyltransferase, which translates into the protein MVINGVEIESTYAEAFSMKATRIIITARTLKWAYHAASAVTGFATSIVGCGCEAGIERILTPTETPDKRPGISVLLFALGSKTLTKQVTLRVSQCVLTTPTVALFSGINSDQTIPLGSYLRFFGDGFQISKLIQNRRYWRIPIMGGEFFTEETAGIVSAIGGGNFLVFAKSQSQILVACEAAVSAIKKLPNVITPFPGGMTSSGSKVGSKYKMLKASTNTIFCPTLRGQIATKLTYETESVMEIIIDGLSKEDINRAMKVGISTICNFGKKNGIIKISAGNYEGRLGSFHFHLHDMIT
- a CDS encoding formylmethanofuran dehydrogenase subunit A codes for the protein MIIKLTGGVIYDPTHQIEGKIGNIYIQNGQIAAPPRDNHFDLEYDVVDKIIMPGAIDIHSHIGGGSLNLARMLFPKKIDNRSFSSVLPNTFDIGYEYAKMGYTAAFEPAISPINARQAHLEMGDIPMIDKGGYALLGNDDYLLQSIAKHTDQELINHYVAWVLSASYCLGIKVVNPGGVNAFKFNQRKLDLDEVGPFYGITPRQILLHLAQAVYDLGIPHPLHIHGCNLGVPGNLETTLKTIHACEGLPAHFAHVQFHSYSKEGNRKFSSGAAQVAEAINNHPNITVDVGQILFGQTVSVSADSMQQYAHFIHAYPKKGIWIDESCHSGCGIVPFKYQDKSFVNSLQWIIGLEIFLLINNPWQVCLTTDHPAGALFTTYPHIIRLLMDRSFRDDMLATLHPDAVKVSILKSIKREYSLYEIAIITRSGPAKLLGLTNKGHLDIKADADITIHTDHQDKERMFAQPTYVFKDGELIVKNGKLLNPALVGTTHIVRPSFDDSIEKDLQNYFDRYLSLKLSNFKMNDEEIIGDKQGHIYIHPCYK
- a CDS encoding formylmethanofuran dehydrogenase subunit B: MILPIGDHLWNEVPNPFDSVGSDNLRIKIHNHQATVLENNSEITKNGFEQELGDSQPKIKGNPASLVEAIDYIISILNQSQLPLLSGLATDVAGIQAALKLAKYYGATVDYAASGLTSIFAIQYNGFIGTTLAEVKNRADLLLVIGGNLESNYLNFLERYIWNNQDSLYSHPIQRKIIYLGCSLEILKEHPPYLPSPLIINYDPRDLPEILATLKAITIGSILQAKTVAGVPVERLCSLVELLKRARYSVVTWAIDQWPISHKELTIQILIEFIGLINHTTRCSVFPFWELPSEISAYQVCTWQTGYPTRISFSSGYSGYDPYLYAAERILNSEEADSLIWISAFDQKFSPPIYSIPTIVLGRSGMNFTQDPEVFIPIGTPGIDHSGHIFCSDHRVIPLYKLRNTNLPSTAEIINTILK
- a CDS encoding SPOR domain-containing protein; the encoded protein is MSSNQNNETYLIDDNHRELKPWLWLVAVLATCSLIVLFQSWDPWEDLESTQAKLEEVSESTNPIQASNTHHFEFYTLLPSIETTGITHLQHYNSQPYKPNKVAIQRDSSSQQIPSESYVLQAGSFHSYDQANKRRSTLASMGIEATVQTVTTGDNIWHRVRIGPKNDPNQLNIIQEQLRNKEIECQLYKIKS